The Oncorhynchus kisutch isolate 150728-3 unplaced genomic scaffold, Okis_V2 Okis02a-Okis13b_hom, whole genome shotgun sequence genome includes the window GACTAATTGGGGACACCAGGCGTGTTATGACTAActggggacaccaggtgtgttatGACTAATTGGGGACACCAGGCGTGTTATGATTAACTGGGGACACCAGGCGTGTTATGACTAActggggacaccaggtgtgttatGACTAATTGGAGACACCAGGCGTGTTATGACTAActggggacaccaggtgtgttatgactaactgggacaccaggtgtgttatGACTAActggggacaccaggtgtgttatGACTAATTGGGGACACCGGGCGTGTTATGACTAActggggacaccaggtgtgttatGACTAATTGGGGACACCAGGTGTGCTATGACTAACTGGGGACACCAGGTGTGCTATGACTAActggggacaccaggtgtgttatGACTAATTGGGGACACCAGGCGTGTTGTGACTAATTGGGGACACCAGGCTTGTTTTGACTAATTGGGGACACCAGGCATGTTGTGACTAAttggggacaccaggtgtgttatGACTAACTGGGGACACCAGGCGTGTTATGACTAActggggacaccaggtgtgttatGACTAATTGGGGACACCAGGCGTGTTATAACTAACTGGGGACACCAGGCGTGTTATGACTAACTGGGGACACCAGGCTGGTTATGATTAACTGGGGACACCAGGCGTGTTGTGACTAActggggacaccaggtgtgttatGACTAACTGGGGACACCAGGCGTGTTATAACTAATTGGGGACACCAGGCATGTTATGACTAActggggacaccaggtgtgttatGACTAACTGGggaaaccaggtgtgttgtgactaactggggacaccaggtgtgttgtgactAACTGACGACACCAGGTGTATTATGACTAATTGGGGACACCAGGCGTGTTGTGACTAActggggacaccaggtgtgttgtgactaattggggacaccaggtgtgttatGACTAATTGGGGACACCAGGCGTGTTATGACTAATTGGGGACACCAGGCATGTTATGACTAActggggacaccaggtgtgttatGACTAActggggacaccaggtgtgttgtgactAACTGAGGACACCAGGTGTGTTATGACTAATTGGGGACACCAGGCGTGTTGTGACTAActggggacaccaggtgtgttatGACTAActggggacaccaggtgtgttgtgactAACTGAGGACACCAGGTGTGTTATGACTAATTGGGGACACCAGGCGTGTTGTGACTAActggggacaccaggtgtgttgtgaaggtgttATAATATGATCTAATAGAGggcatgtctccatgtctctgactcctccccttcctctttctaGTCCACGGTTCAGGATAAAGGGCGATAAGGTCTGAATCAGCCCACAATAGAGGATatgactcctccccttcctcattCTAGTCGGTTGACGATAAAGTGCGATAAGGTCTGAATCAGCCCACAATAGAGGATatgactcctccccttcctctttctaGTGGTTGACGATAAAGGGCAGAGAGAAGGATCCATGATCAAGTCCTTTTACAGCTGGACAAGCGACAACATCAACATGGTGAGTCACTCTTCTGATGATGGGATAATGACACATACAAGGATGTTCCTTTTTAACACATTATTTATATATTGCAACATTTTAAAGTTACATATTTCGGTATATTGTACAATGTGAATGTGTTGCCATGACAAAAAGCTGTTTGTAATTATTAGTCAATTTTACAATAATGTTGTGTAATAAATGGGTAGCCCCTTAGCCTACAGTTGAAACCTttatatcaatcaaatgtattgtcAGAACGTGCTCCAAACAAAGTGCATTCTTTTCTTATATTTACAGTTGTTCACAATCCTCGTAGTGCTGGCGTCGGTTGATCTCAGCTGTAGCGCAATGAAAGAGGTTCTTCAAAGTCAGACCCCCGCCACGTATCACCACATGGACTCCTCCACCGACCAGTTACTCACCTGTCATCGCTGTCCACCTGGCCATCACATGTCTGCGCACTGCACCGCCACCACGCAGACCGTGTGTACACCatgtccatcaggccactacacTCAGTACTGGAACTACCTGCACAAGTGCCTGTACTGCGGCACGTTCTGTGGGGAGCACCAGGTGGTCAAGGAGGAGTGCTCGGTTCTCAGTGACAGGGTGTGTGAGTGCAAAGGAGGATATTACTGGGACGCCGATTTCTGTATCAGACACACGGAGTGTCCTTCTGGCTACGGGGTGAAACGGAGAGGTAAGAAACAGAATGGACAGATATGTCACCATTTCCGTCTTTGCGCAATAGCGTTATTTTGCAGATAGATCGAAAAACGGTATATAACGGTTTATAACGGACAAATAGTAATATACATGTGTTTAAAAATGTCAAATGCCCCCACAGGTACGACGGAGACGGACACAGAGTGTGAAAAATGCCCTCACGGTTCCTTCTCCTACAGCACTTCTTCGCGCGCGCTGTGCGTAAATCACACGGATTGCGCGTCACTGGGGCGGAAGACGGTCCTCAGGGGTACGTGTTGGCACGACAACCTCTGCGCCCTTTCCTGTGAAGAACTGAAAGATGGAGGTGGGTATCACATTATCGACAAGATCTTGATATTGACTTTTGTTTTTAGCTGTGGTGTATTTCAAACCCAAATACTGAAACAGAATTTGTGGTCTATATTTTATTTATTGCAGACTTTTATGAAATGTAATGAAAGTAATATTCGTATATTTTTGTATTACATTGGTATTATGCATTAGTATTACGTTAGTGTTACTGACAGACACATCAAAATGTTTTCCTCGTTGGCAGGTGAGTTTAAACTACTCAGAACTTTCCTTCCTGACTTCTTCACTCATCACAAGATGAGAGTGGTGAAGCTGAGGAAGCTGGTCTGGAGGTTGATGGCCACTGAAGAGGAGCAGGAGCaccaggttagagagacagaccctaagtattgtgtgtgtatgtactgatcgATGCTACTGAATGTAATGTCATATATGAACACATAAATGATAAATGGAGACCTAGAATAGCAGGTCTCTGTCTTGTTTTCCTCCGTTTTGAGTCAGTACAGAACCGTAGTTATATTTCTCTtgttttacagtggggcaaaaaagcatttagtcagccaccaattgtgcaagttctcccacttaaaaagatgagagaggcctgtaattttcatcataggtacacttcaactatgacagacaaaatgagaaaaaaaacacattgtaggatttttaatgaatttatttgcaaattatggtataagtatttggtcaataacaaaagtttatctcaatacttgtggacaggtgtcttttatactgataacaagttcaaacaggtgccattaatacaggtaacgagtggaggacagaggagcctcttaaagaagaagttacaggtctgtgagagccagaaatcttgcttgtttgtaggtgaccaaatacttattttccaccataatttgcaaataaattcattaaatcctacaatgtgattttctggattttttttctaattttgtctgtcatagttgaagtgtacctatgatgaaaattacaggcctctcatctttttaagtgggagaacttgcacaattggtggctgactaaatacttttttttgccccTCTGTACAGTGATGTAGTTCTGTCGTTAAGCTGTTGTTGTCTattcatgttctgtattatgCCCTGGTTGATATTGCGTGTgggacccaggaagagtagttgttgCTCTGGCAACAACTAACAGGGATCCTAATGAAATACCAAATGATCAACAGACACCGTTAGAGGTTTACATTTAACCTGGCCTTTAATCAATGGTTCtccttcattattattattagaaaaTGTGCCTCAATTTGAAATGAAATTTAAATAAcgttgaatttgatttgatttgagcaggagcagcagcagcacccaGCCAGCAGCCTCTCCCAGTCCGGCCAGAGAGGCCTCTTGCAGGACCAGGTGAAGGACTGGATCAGGGATGCCTCAGAGGAAGACCTGAGGAGACTCCCTGAAATACTGAGGAAGACCCATCAGAGTGTGATGGCCGAGAGACTAGAGGGGAAGATGAGGGAGTTACAGGAAGCCTCTGATTGTAACTCGGTTAGAAACGGGGTGACCTCATCACCTCACTGTGATGTAGAAGAGGTTTCTCAATCTGAATAACTCACGGATTGGATACAGTACCATATAGCCTACAGTGATCATGAATATACTACTGTAAACCACtgtgctgtatgctgtatgcctGTGTGTTCACTGGTCCAAAATACTGGTCAGTTATGGTTGTACAATGTGTCTGCTTTGTCCTggtcaaataatgaaacattaatATCAGTCCTCAGGGAACGAGATGGTCCTTTTTCctactaaagccatgacaccaccTTCACACTGTCATCTAATACCTCACACAGTGGTTCTACCTTCATACTGTCATCTAATACCTCACACAGTGGTTGTACCTTCACACTGTCATTGTCTTCTTATCTAATACCTCACACAGTGGTTCTACCTTCACACTGTCGTTGTCTTATCTAATACCTCACACAGTGGTTCTCCCTTCACACTGTCGTTGTCTTCTTATCTAATACCACACACAGTGGTTCTACCTTCACACTGTCGTTGTCTTCTTATCTAATACCTCACACAGTGGTTCTCCCTTCATACTGTCGTTGTCTTCTTATCTAATACCACACACAGTGGTTCTACCTTCACACTGTCGTTGTCTTCTTATCTAATACCTCACACAGTGGTTCTCCCTTCATACTGTCGTTGTCTTCTTATCTAATACCTCACACAGTGGTTCTCCCTTCACACTGTCATTGTCTTCTTATCTAATACCACACACAGTGGTTCTACCTTCACACTGTCGTTGTCTTCTTATCTAATACCACACACAGTGGTTCTACCTTCACACTGTCGTTGTCTTCTTATCTAATACCTCACACAGTGGTTCTACCTTCATACTGTTGTTGTCTTCTTATCTAATACCTCACACAGTGGTTCTACCTTCACACTGTCATTGTCTTCTTATCTAATACCTCACACAGTGGTTCTCCCTTCATACTGTCGTTGTCTTCGTATCTAATACCTCACACAGTGGTTCTCCCTTCATACTGTCGTTGTCTTCGTATCTAATACCTCACACAGTGGTTCTACCTTCACACTGTCGTTGTCTTCTTATCTAATACCACACACAGTGGTTTTAGTGTTAACAGAGAATTGTAATATTTCATCTGACAGTTAAGTGAATCATTTTAGTCGACAACTAGTAAACGTTTATGCACACACAACTAGGAGTCACCTCTTATCTCCTGTCAACAGATGTAAACCATGATGAGGCAACAGATGTAAATCAACAAGGAGTCACCTCTTATCTCCTATCTTATCTCCTATCTTATCCTATCTCCTATCTTATCTCCACCTCTTATCTCTCTGTTCCCCCAAACCTCCTCATGCCTCCTGTCAACAGATATATTGTAAAATATGATGTCATCAAGTAGTCAAGTCTTTCTACACTCATAAAGAGGTGACCCCCCCACACTCATAAAGAGGTGAACCCCCCCCACCCTCATAAagaggtgacccccccccccacactcataAAGAGGTGACCCCCCCCACACTCATAAAGAGGTCCCCCCCACCACACTCATAAagaggtgacccccccccccactcataAAGAGGTGCCCCCCCACACTCATAAAGAGGTGACCCCCCCACCACACTCATAAAGAGGTGACCCCCCCCCACACTCATAAAGACGTGACCCCCCCCACACTCATAAAGAGGTGACCCTCCCCCCCACACTCATAAAGAggtgaccccccctcccccccacactcaTAATGAGGTGACCCTCCCCCCCACACTCATAAAGAGGTGACCCTCCCCCCAACACTCATAAAgaggtgaccccccccccacactcataaagaggtgaccccccccccccacactcataAAGAGGTGACCCCCCCCACACCCTAAACATCTCTCCATCCAACACCCAAACCTTCACCATGCAATATGTCAACAACAGGCTAGCCAGCGTGATTCATGTCTTCACAAGGCTCCTCCCAAACCTTCACCATACAATATGTCAACAACAGGCTAGCCAGCGTGATTCATGTCTTCACAAGGCTCCTCCCAAACCTTCACCATACAATATGTCAACAACAGGCTAGCCAGCGTGATTCATGTCTTCACAAGGCTCCTCTACAATTGTGGTGACACACCGTGGTACAGTTAGTGTGTTGGTTTGTGTTTATGTCCAACATACTATAACCAGGGTAAAGGTGACATAGAAACATATTTTACCTCATGGGGTCACTCAAAATGGCCGACTAGTTATTTCTATAGAGGGGAGGTGAGGTCCCCGTGTCTGACTGCTGAAGACAACCAGGTCAGGCCACCGTCATGTCTGGTTCCTGGGTCTCAAATGTTCCTCAAATTAGATCCTTTGAaccaatagtgtgtgtgtgtttgcgtgtgtgtttgcgtgtgtgtgtgcgtgtgtgcgtgcgtgtgtgtgtgttaattaacCAATAGGGTCCGCTGATGGAGGTGAGGTGACTACTCAACCAAACGTTTGAAACCTCAAACCTGACACAGAGAAGCCACTAACCGGTGCTGTCCTTCTTCACCAAGCAGCACGTTAGGGACAGAAGGGGACAAACCTGACACAGAGAAGCCACTAACCGGTGCTGTCCTTCTTCACCAAGCAGCACGTTAGGGACAGAAGGGGACAAACCTGACACAGAGAAGCCACTAACCGGTGCTGTCCTTCTTCACCAAGCAGCAGAACACGTTAGGGACAGAAGGGGACAAACCTGACACAGAGAAGCCACTAACCGGTGCTGTCCTTCTTCACCAAGCAGCAGAACACGTTAGGGACAGAAGGGGACAAACCTGACACAGAGAAGCCACTAACCGGTGCTGTCCTTCTTCACCAAGCAGCACGTTAGGGACAGAAGGGGACAAACCTGACACAGAGAAGCCACTAACCGGTGCTGTCCTTCTTCACCAAGCAGCAGAACACGTTAGGGACAGAAGGGGACAAACCTGACACAGAGAAGCCACTAACCGGTGCTGTCCTTCTTCACCAAGCAGCACGTTAGGGACAGAAGGGGACAAACCTGACACAGAGAAGCCACTAACCGGTGCTGTCCTTCTTCACCAAGCAGCAGAACACGTTAGGGACAGAAGGGGACAAACCTGACACAGAGAAGCCACTAACCGGTGCTGTCCTTCTTCACCAAGCAGCAGAACACGTTAGGGACAGAAGGGGACAAACCTGACACAGAGAAGCCACTAACCGGTGCTGTCCTTCTTCACCAAGCAGCAGAACACGTTAGGGACAGAAGGGGACAAACCTGACACAGAGAAGCCACTAACCGGTGCTGTCCTTCTTCACCAAGCAGCAGAACACGTTAGGGACAGAAGGGGACAAACCTGACACAGAGAAGCCACTAACCGGTGCTGTCCTTCTTCACCAAGCAGCAGAACACGTTAGGGACAGAAGGGGACAAACCTGACACAGAGAAGCCACTAACCGGTGCTGTCCTTCTTCACCAAGCAGCAGAACACGTTAGGGACAGAAGGGGACAAACCTGACACAGAGAAGCCACTAACCGGTGCTGTCCTTCTTCACCAAGCAGCAGAACACGTTAGGGACAGAAGGGGACAAACCTGACACAGAGAAGCCACTAACCGGTGCTGTCCTTCTTCACCAAGCAGCAGAACACGTTAGGGACAGAAGGGGACAAACCTGACACAGAGAAGCCACTAACCGGTGCTGTCCTTCTTCACCAAGCAGCAGAACACGTTAGGGACAGAAGGGGACAAACCTGACACAGAGAAGCCACTAACCGGTGCTGTCCTTCTTCACCAAGCAGCAGAACACGTTAGGGACAGAAGGGGACAAACCTGACACAGAGAAGCCACTAACCGGTGCTGTCCTTCTTCACCAAGCAGCAGAACACGTTAGGGACAGAAGGGGACAAACCTGACACAGAGAAGCCACTAACCGGTGCTGTCCTTCTTCACCAAGCAGCAGAACACGTTAGGGACAGAAGGGGACAAACCTGACACAGAGAAGCCACTAACCGGTGCTGTCCTTCTTCACCAAGCAGCACGTTAGGGACAGAAGGGGACAAACCACAATGTAAAAAAAGTTAAGTGCTTTAACTGGAAATGGTGGAGAGAAATGAAAAATTAGGGAAAAAATGAAGGTCCACTTTAAAAATCTAGATTTAGGTCTTTTAGATaattgtgtttgtctgtgtccCAGACCTGCAGTCTTAAGTGATTTTCATCCTGTTTGTCATACATCTTCAGCCCGACACGTCACCATTTATAGTCAGtaatcaatgtaaaaaaaaaaaaacttaaattGTCACAAATAGCTTTTTAAATCTATTAATGAGTGTCTGAAATAGTCTCCTCTGAAATAGTCTTCTCTGAAATGGTCCAAACAACCCCTGGCTGTCATTGACCACTGTCTGTACGATTACAATTtcggggagagagaacgagaacagAACTGAAACAATTATTTTAACTTCAGGACTTTCCCCAGGAAACGAACCGATCAGAAATCCCCCCGGGTGATGTTGTCCAGGGATGTCTCCCAAATGGAACCCCagtccatatatagtgcactacttttgaccagagtcctatagggcCCTGatgcaaagtagtgcactatatagggaatagtgttccatttgagATGTAGCCCAAACCTCTACATGTTAAGGAGCATTCTGACATGGTTGTTTTCAACATCCCACATTTGTTCTTTCTCTGGCTATTTCTGCTTCATTCCACCATGACACACAAtaggtactctctctctctctctctctctctctctctttctcctccctcgctctctctctctctttctcccccctcgctctctctctctctttctcacccccccctctctctctttctccttaatcgctctttctctctctctctctttctcaccccccctctctctctagcgctctctcttgtgctctctctctctttctcccccctctctctctctctttctcacccccccctctctctagctctctctcttgtgctctctctctctttctcccccctctctctctctttctcccccctcgctctctctctcttgtgctctctctcttgtgcctctccctctctctcttatgctctccctctctctctcttgtgctctccctctctctctcttgtgctctccctctctctctcttatgctctccctctctctctcttgtgctctccctctctctctcttgtgctctccctctctctctcatgctctccctctctctctcttatgctctccctctctctctcttatgctctccctctctctctcttatgctctccctctctctctcttgtgctctctctctctttctttctttcggtCTTTCTCAGAAGCTGGAGGCTGGAACAATCTGAATGTTCCAGATCGGTCCCAAACACAGTCACCCGAATTTCCACATTTTTTCCCCCTGCATTTtatttttgtgaaagtgtgactGTGTTTCTGCCTGACCACAATGCctgaaaaacaaatatttttccTTCTGGAATAAACACACAGATTACATCCTAAATTACACTCTATTTCCTATATAAGTGCACATATGTTGACCAAACCCCATAAAGGCTCtcattaaaagtagtgcactatataggaagtagggtgtgatttgggaaacacaaacacacttggTTAAACTAGACACAATGAGCTCCGTTCCAGCTCTTTAGCTTTAAGGGATAATACACGTCATGTCTTCTGCTGTGAGCAGATCCGATGACAGAGTAGTAGATAAATATCCCCTGCATGATTACTGTGGTGTTCTGAGAAAGACAGGGAACCTGTGAGCACACAGCACGGCAGATAGTGTTACCATCTTCTGTTTCTAAGGGGTCAGTGTTGATATCAACAAAGCCAAAACAATGATTCTCAACCTTATATACCGAGTGAGGTTGTTATCTGTGTTGGGTGCCCAACATAGATATCTTTGACACTCGTGGGGGTGCCCTGATTTGTTATGGGTGTTCCCAGTACCCCCCCCAACCCACCTGTAAGTTGAACCCTGCTGTCAACACAACTAATGTTCTGTAACTGAAATGGTACGTCTTGGAGAAAGACACCAAATAGCTCCCTTCTCACTAGTTTCAAATGAACAAGACAATCTCACCACTCAAGAATAAGGAACCGTTCCTCATCCCGGATGATGCtaggcacaattggcccagcgtcgtccggggtttggcccggggtaggggGCCAAAACactgtaaatacgaatttgttctttaactgacttgcctattgtAAAAAAATCTGCTCAGTACAAAGATTCTGATGTTGGACTCCTGATCAAAACCTGTCACTTTACTGCCATCTATTGGCAGGATTAAGTCATCATTTGTTATAATTTCCCATTTATTTTCTTGACCAGACAGGGTCAACACTTTAGGGTAAATCTAACCTCATCACAAGACTAATTGCGGATAGCAATAGGAGGAAGTGTCTGGTAAACGAGATTAGGGTGAATCCATATTAAAAACAACGTAAACAGGACGTGCTGATTGGACTCTTGTCCTGTGGTAACGACTCAGTGATTTAAGATTGAAGTCAAGGTGATGGGTTGTGATGAACTTTATGCTCCATCCTGCTCACTGCATCACTGCGTCCCTGGGAGGgttgcgtcacctgagtgggttgagtcaacATCAACATTACCTACCCCATCAACATCACCTTCCCCATCAACATCACCTTCCCCATTAACATCACCTtccccatcaacatcaacattacCTTCCCCATCATCATTACCTTCCccatcaacatcatcattacCTTCCCCATCAACATTACCTcccccatcaacatcaacattacCTTCCCCATCAACATCACCTTCCCCATCAACATTACCTTcccccatcaacatcaacattaccttccccatcaacatcaacatcaccttccccatcaacatcaacattaccttccccatcaacatcaacattacCTTCCCCGTCAAC containing:
- the LOC109885035 gene encoding tumor necrosis factor receptor superfamily member 11B-like, whose translation is MIKSFYSWTSDNINMLFTILVVLASVDLSCSAMKEVLQSQTPATYHHMDSSTDQLLTCHRCPPGHHMSAHCTATTQTVCTPCPSGHYTQYWNYLHKCLYCGTFCGEHQVVKEECSVLSDRVCECKGGYYWDADFCIRHTECPSGYGVKRRGTTETDTECEKCPHGSFSYSTSSRALCVNHTDCASLGRKTVLRGTCWHDNLCALSCEELKDGGEFKLLRTFLPDFFTHHKMRVVKLRKLVWRLMATEEEQEHQEQQQHPASSLSQSGQRGLLQDQVKDWIRDASEEDLRRLPEILRKTHQSVMAERLEGKMRELQEASDCNSVRNGVTSSPHCDVEEVSQSE